The Dethiosulfovibrio peptidovorans DSM 11002 genome has a window encoding:
- the cas4 gene encoding CRISPR-associated protein Cas4, with product MFSEEELLPISGLQHLAFCERQCALIHLERVWEENIFTSEGRILHEKAHTEEVEIRDGIRIARSLPLKSLSYGLVGIADVVEFHPTCSREGVLLSGLAGRWFPYSVEYKRGRRKKGPSDKIQLCSQALCLEEMLNVDIPEGALFYGKSRRRLVVLIDKKLRNLTLSFIKKFRDLLAEGITPKGDYEPKCDSCSLKEICLPQIRNSALSLSRYLNSFFEEDDC from the coding sequence TTGTTTTCCGAGGAAGAGCTCCTTCCAATCTCAGGATTGCAGCATCTAGCTTTTTGCGAACGTCAATGTGCTTTGATTCACTTGGAGCGAGTATGGGAGGAAAACATCTTTACTTCTGAAGGACGGATTCTACATGAAAAGGCTCATACGGAAGAAGTTGAGATCAGAGATGGAATTCGAATTGCTAGATCGTTGCCTTTAAAATCTCTTTCATATGGTTTGGTTGGGATTGCAGATGTGGTGGAATTTCATCCGACCTGTTCTAGAGAGGGGGTACTCTTATCGGGATTGGCTGGTAGGTGGTTCCCCTATTCTGTGGAATATAAGAGAGGGCGTAGAAAAAAGGGCCCCAGCGATAAGATACAGCTTTGCTCACAGGCGTTGTGTCTGGAGGAGATGTTGAATGTGGATATTCCAGAGGGAGCTCTTTTTTACGGTAAAAGTAGAAGGAGACTTGTTGTCTTAATCGATAAAAAGTTACGGAATCTTACGCTGAGTTTTATTAAAAAATTTAGAGATCTCCTTGCTGAAGGAATAACTCCTAAAGGGGATTACGAACCTAAATGTGATAGTTGCTCATTGAAAGAAATTTGTCTGCCTCAAATTAGAAACTCCGCTTTAAGTCTCTCTCGGTACTTAAATTCGTTTTTTGAGGAGGATGACTGTTGA
- the cas1c gene encoding type I-C CRISPR-associated endonuclease Cas1c, translating into MKKLLNTLFVMTQGAYLAKKGETVVVKVEREERLRLPIHNLEGICCFGNVSCSPFLMGLCGERGVGLSFFSESGRFMARSIGAISGNVLLRKAQYRLSEDGDNSAKLARNMIVAKIANCRTSIRRGVRDAHVLDNRTLETCSDRLTVILAELKKTMDLASLRGKEGEAARAYFSAFGNLITSQAEDFSFHGRNRRPPQDNVNALLSFVYTLLCHDVSNALEGVGLDPQVGFLHRDRPGRASLALDLMEELRPLIADRLVLSLINRRQVSPSGFIVRESGGVIMDEQTRKKVLGAYQKRKQDEFRHPFLDEKISLGLLPYCQSLLLARFLRGDLPEYPPLRWR; encoded by the coding sequence TTGAAAAAGCTATTGAATACTCTTTTTGTAATGACTCAAGGGGCATACCTAGCTAAAAAGGGAGAGACCGTTGTCGTCAAAGTCGAAAGGGAGGAACGTCTTCGACTCCCTATTCACAATCTTGAGGGTATCTGTTGTTTTGGAAACGTTTCCTGCAGTCCTTTTCTCATGGGTCTTTGCGGAGAGCGAGGTGTAGGTTTATCGTTCTTCTCCGAGAGTGGTCGGTTTATGGCTCGTTCGATCGGTGCGATTTCCGGTAATGTTCTACTAAGGAAGGCTCAGTATCGGCTTTCGGAAGATGGTGACAACTCAGCAAAATTAGCGAGAAATATGATAGTAGCCAAGATAGCTAACTGTCGCACCTCCATAAGGAGAGGTGTAAGAGATGCCCATGTTCTAGATAATAGGACCCTGGAGACGTGTTCCGATAGGTTGACAGTTATTTTAGCGGAGTTGAAAAAAACGATGGATTTAGCTTCTCTTAGAGGAAAAGAAGGGGAGGCTGCTAGGGCATATTTTTCCGCCTTTGGCAATTTGATAACCTCTCAAGCTGAGGATTTCTCCTTCCATGGCAGAAACCGCAGGCCTCCGCAGGATAACGTGAACGCGTTGTTGTCATTTGTATATACATTGTTGTGTCACGATGTCTCAAACGCTCTTGAAGGTGTGGGCTTGGATCCGCAGGTGGGTTTTCTGCACAGAGATAGACCAGGGAGAGCGAGTCTTGCTTTGGATTTGATGGAGGAACTGCGTCCCCTTATTGCAGATCGTCTTGTTCTCTCGCTCATAAATAGAAGGCAGGTTTCTCCTAGCGGTTTTATCGTTAGAGAAAGCGGCGGAGTGATAATGGACGAACAGACTCGGAAAAAAGTTTTAGGTGCATATCAAAAGAGGAAACAGGATGAATTTCGCCATCCTTTTCTGGATGAAAAGATCTCGCTGGGGCTTTTGCCTTACTGTCAGTCGCTCCTGTTGGCTCGTTTTTTGAGAGGAGATCTGCCGGAATATCCGCCGTTGAGATGGCGGTAG
- the cas2 gene encoding CRISPR-associated endonuclease Cas2 produces MVLVTYDVNTVSVAGQRRLRHVAKLCENYGQRVQNSVFECLVDPTQWVQLKNGLVKLIDDEKDSLRFYFLGANWRRRVEHIGTRPGYDPEGSLIV; encoded by the coding sequence ATGGTATTGGTCACCTATGATGTTAATACCGTATCCGTTGCCGGTCAGAGAAGGCTGCGTCATGTTGCTAAATTATGCGAAAACTATGGACAAAGGGTGCAGAATTCGGTTTTCGAGTGTCTGGTAGATCCAACTCAGTGGGTTCAACTTAAAAATGGTTTGGTGAAGTTGATAGATGATGAGAAAGATAGTTTGCGGTTTTATTTCTTAGGGGCTAATTGGAGAAGGCGAGTAGAGCATATCGGAACGAGGCCCGGCTATGATCCGGAGGGCTCTCTCATAGTCTGA
- a CDS encoding substrate-binding periplasmic protein has translation MAYLKKLVLSVLFVCLTAGSVFAVGVDDIRFMTEEYPPFNMKGDDGVATGIAVDVLVEMFKRVGSSKTAKDVEVLPWARGYKEIQSTPNTSLFCMTRSEEREPLFKWVGPIASTRVVATALKSKGITVGTVADLADLSAGVIKDDIGDQLAEKAGIKKIDRTANNDQNIKKLNSGRVDIWIYEENVALWQLKDMGFDPADYETVYVLEAGRLDYAFHKDTDQALIDQLQKVLDEMKADGSYQAIVDKYLR, from the coding sequence TTGGCGTATCTGAAAAAGTTAGTGCTCTCGGTTTTATTCGTATGTCTTACGGCCGGTAGTGTTTTTGCCGTCGGAGTGGACGACATCCGCTTCATGACAGAGGAGTATCCTCCTTTCAACATGAAAGGAGACGACGGAGTCGCTACCGGAATAGCTGTGGACGTTTTGGTCGAGATGTTCAAGAGGGTGGGTTCTTCCAAGACCGCCAAGGACGTGGAGGTGCTGCCTTGGGCCAGGGGCTATAAGGAAATTCAGTCGACCCCGAATACCAGCCTTTTCTGTATGACTCGCTCTGAGGAAAGAGAGCCGTTATTCAAGTGGGTTGGTCCGATCGCTTCCACCAGGGTTGTAGCGACCGCCTTAAAAAGCAAGGGTATAACCGTCGGGACCGTCGCCGATCTGGCCGATCTCTCCGCTGGGGTTATAAAGGACGATATAGGTGACCAGTTGGCGGAAAAAGCGGGAATCAAAAAGATAGATAGAACTGCCAACAACGACCAGAACATAAAAAAGCTTAACTCCGGCAGGGTGGACATCTGGATTTACGAGGAGAACGTGGCTCTTTGGCAGCTCAAGGACATGGGGTTCGATCCGGCCGATTATGAAACCGTATATGTTTTGGAGGCCGGACGTCTGGACTACGCCTTCCACAAGGACACCGACCAGGCCCTTATAGATCAACTTCAGAAGGTGCTGGACGAGATGAAGGCCGACGGATCCTATCAGGCGATAGTGGACAAATATCTGCGCTGA
- a CDS encoding substrate-binding periplasmic protein yields MAYLKKFVLSVLFVCLAAGSVFAVGVDDIRFMTEELPPYNMKGDDGVATGIAVDVLAEIFKREGSSKTAKDVEVLPWARGYKEVQSTPNTCLFSMTYTDERKPMFKWVGPLAASRTAVVALRSKGIKVGSEADLADLSAGVIKEDIGDILARKVGMTKVEIAANNLQNVKKLNSGRIDVWVYEESVAQWQLKDMGFDPADYETVFALSESHLYYAFHKDTDQTLIDRLQKVLDEMKADGSYQAILDKYLR; encoded by the coding sequence TTGGCGTATCTGAAAAAGTTCGTGCTCTCGGTTTTATTCGTGTGTCTTGCGGCCGGCAGCGTTTTCGCAGTCGGAGTGGACGATATTCGTTTCATGACCGAGGAACTGCCGCCATACAACATGAAGGGCGACGATGGAGTCGCTACCGGAATAGCTGTGGATGTCCTGGCAGAGATATTCAAGAGGGAGGGTTCTTCCAAAACCGCCAAGGATGTGGAGGTGTTGCCCTGGGCCAGAGGCTACAAGGAGGTTCAATCGACCCCTAACACCTGTCTTTTCAGCATGACCTATACCGACGAGAGAAAACCCATGTTCAAGTGGGTGGGTCCTCTGGCAGCTTCCAGGACGGCGGTCGTCGCCCTCAGGAGCAAGGGCATAAAAGTCGGCTCCGAGGCCGATCTTGCCGATCTTTCCGCCGGGGTCATAAAGGAGGACATAGGCGATATCCTGGCCCGTAAGGTCGGAATGACCAAGGTGGAGATAGCGGCCAACAACCTTCAGAACGTCAAGAAACTGAACTCTGGTCGAATCGATGTTTGGGTCTACGAGGAAAGCGTCGCTCAGTGGCAACTCAAGGATATGGGGTTCGATCCGGCGGACTACGAGACAGTCTTCGCCTTGAGCGAGAGCCACCTTTACTACGCCTTCCACAAGGACACAGACCAAACCCTTATAGACCGACTTCAGAAGGTGCTGGACGAAATGAAGGCTGACGGATCCTACCAGGCGATATTGGACAAATATTTACGTTGA
- a CDS encoding GNAT family N-acetyltransferase has product MYLEETSKLPRKVVENLDGDIGNLKVYLVQDYNVNLLKRMVNFGLGIFGDLGMDEWGLVPQIRHGNVFVLKEEDKKRIIGLAILMRDWEDQEKCYLFDYAISEDLQGQGLGYYFLKAIVRNLRDQDFTKMGLTVDTENDPAIKLYKDKMGFEIVGENKDEYGEGHHRYIMELPFDKVK; this is encoded by the coding sequence TTGTATTTAGAAGAAACTTCCAAACTGCCTCGCAAAGTCGTTGAAAATCTGGACGGAGACATCGGTAACCTGAAGGTTTATCTGGTTCAGGACTACAACGTCAACCTGTTGAAGAGAATGGTGAACTTCGGCCTCGGCATATTCGGAGATTTGGGTATGGACGAGTGGGGATTGGTGCCTCAGATACGTCATGGAAACGTCTTCGTCCTCAAGGAAGAGGACAAAAAGAGAATAATAGGCCTCGCCATCCTGATGAGGGACTGGGAGGATCAGGAGAAGTGCTACCTTTTCGACTACGCCATATCCGAGGATCTTCAGGGTCAGGGATTGGGCTATTATTTCCTCAAGGCTATAGTGAGGAACCTCAGAGACCAGGATTTCACCAAGATGGGCCTGACGGTAGACACGGAAAACGATCCTGCCATAAAGCTGTACAAGGACAAAATGGGTTTCGAGATAGTCGGAGAGAACAAGGACGAGTATGGAGAGGGCCATCACCGTTACATCATGGAGCTGCCCTTCGATAAGGTAAAATAA
- a CDS encoding IS256 family transposase codes for MYDTTDNTGKTKGDSKIIRIDEQEIRSHLDRIVKGTVEDTLNSLLDAEADAICQAGRYERTPDRLDTRAGYYSRKLQTKAGEVQLKVPKLRKLPFETAIIERYRRRESSVEEALVEMYLAGVSVRRVEDITEALWGTRISPSTVSDLNKKIYGRIDEWRNRPIRGEHPYVFLDGIWLKKSWGGEVHNVSILIAIGVNQMGYREVLGVCEGSREDKESWSSFLRHLKERGLKGVRLVTSDKSMGLLETLPHFFPEALWQRCIVHFYRNVYSAVPKGKAREVSLMLKAIHNQEDLKAAREKAEAVVEKLKAMKLQKAAKIVQEGYEETLSYFHFPSEHWKRLRTNNSLERLNREIRRRTKVVGNFPDGESALMLVSARVRHVASTQWGKRAYMNMEHLREQILEQENNAIVS; via the coding sequence ATGTACGATACCACAGATAACACCGGGAAGACAAAGGGTGATTCCAAGATCATAAGGATCGACGAACAGGAGATCCGTTCCCATCTGGATCGGATAGTGAAGGGAACCGTAGAGGATACCCTGAACTCGTTGCTGGATGCCGAGGCGGACGCAATCTGCCAGGCCGGTCGTTACGAACGTACCCCGGACCGTCTGGACACCCGTGCCGGCTATTACAGCAGGAAGCTTCAGACCAAAGCCGGTGAGGTGCAGCTGAAGGTTCCGAAGCTCCGTAAACTCCCCTTCGAGACTGCGATCATCGAACGTTACCGTCGCCGTGAAAGCTCGGTGGAAGAGGCCCTGGTGGAGATGTACCTGGCCGGAGTCTCGGTCCGCAGGGTCGAGGACATCACCGAGGCCCTCTGGGGAACCCGGATAAGCCCATCTACCGTAAGCGATCTAAACAAGAAGATCTACGGCAGAATCGACGAGTGGAGAAACCGTCCTATCAGGGGTGAGCATCCCTACGTGTTTCTTGACGGTATCTGGCTCAAAAAGAGCTGGGGAGGCGAGGTCCATAACGTCTCGATACTTATAGCCATAGGGGTCAACCAGATGGGCTATAGAGAGGTTCTGGGCGTATGCGAAGGCAGCCGAGAGGACAAGGAAAGCTGGTCCTCCTTCCTGAGGCATCTTAAAGAAAGAGGCCTGAAAGGGGTCCGTCTCGTCACCTCCGATAAAAGCATGGGGCTCTTGGAAACCCTACCCCATTTCTTCCCTGAAGCTCTGTGGCAACGTTGCATAGTTCATTTCTACCGCAACGTCTACAGTGCCGTCCCGAAGGGGAAGGCACGAGAAGTAAGCCTGATGCTGAAGGCGATACACAACCAGGAAGACCTGAAAGCAGCCAGAGAAAAAGCTGAAGCCGTGGTCGAAAAGCTGAAGGCCATGAAACTTCAGAAAGCCGCCAAGATCGTCCAGGAAGGCTACGAGGAGACCCTGAGCTACTTCCATTTTCCCTCGGAACACTGGAAGCGGCTCAGAACCAACAATTCTCTGGAACGACTGAACCGAGAGATTCGTCGAAGGACAAAGGTCGTGGGCAACTTCCCCGACGGGGAATCGGCCCTGATGCTGGTATCCGCCAGAGTCAGGCATGTAGCTTCCACCCAGTGGGGTAAGAGAGCCTACATGAACATGGAGCATCTCAGAGAACAGATACTGGAGCAAGAAAATAATGCCATCGTAAGCTGA
- a CDS encoding FAD-dependent oxidoreductase — MSKKIVVIGGVACGGKTAARLRRLDPEAEILILEKGPYLSYAGCGLPYYIEGIVKEYKELMCTPVGVVRDESYFLNVKKIDVLTRHMATCIDREKKEVVAVDLELAVEKRFPYDDLVIATGGSPIKPDLPGIELGTVFTLWTLSDALAMRAAIDNGNVKRAVVVGAGLIGMEVVEALVARDIEVSVVDLLSWPLPNMLDEEFGSRLLRELKAKGVHFYGNEKVLEILGQDSVLTGVKTDQRTIPADMVLLAIGVRPNIHLAEETGLDIGSSGGVAVDEYMRTSDPNIYAGGDCVEVRHILTGKGVRQPMGSSANREGRVIADNILGRGSTFKGVLGTAIMKFFEYTVGRTGFNEHQARKEGFDPISVTVTAPDKPHFMPGAAWMVIKLVADKNTKRLLGGQIFGPGAVDKRLDGLVTAVTGGLTVDDLADTDFAYAPPYATALDPMTQTANVLRNKMEGLMTSYSPRELAAKMDRGEDCVLLDVRTEGEIKLQGKLPYENQVHIPLGALWTRVEELPKDKEIIAFCKISLRGWDALTVLRSKGFHKVAILEGGMMGWPYG, encoded by the coding sequence GTGAGCAAGAAAATTGTCGTTATCGGTGGCGTAGCCTGCGGAGGAAAGACTGCGGCCCGTCTCAGGCGGCTGGATCCGGAGGCGGAAATTCTTATTTTGGAAAAGGGACCCTATCTCAGCTATGCAGGGTGCGGTCTTCCCTACTACATCGAGGGAATCGTAAAGGAATACAAGGAGCTCATGTGCACTCCCGTGGGAGTGGTGCGGGATGAAAGTTATTTCCTCAACGTCAAAAAAATAGACGTGCTTACCCGGCACATGGCTACCTGTATCGACCGGGAAAAGAAAGAAGTCGTGGCGGTGGATCTCGAGCTGGCCGTGGAAAAGCGCTTCCCCTATGACGATCTAGTCATCGCTACCGGTGGATCTCCCATCAAGCCCGATCTTCCGGGGATCGAGCTCGGTACGGTTTTTACCCTCTGGACCTTGAGCGATGCCTTGGCCATGCGTGCCGCCATCGATAACGGCAACGTGAAACGCGCCGTAGTGGTGGGAGCGGGGCTTATCGGCATGGAGGTGGTGGAGGCCCTGGTGGCCCGAGATATCGAAGTTTCCGTAGTAGATCTCCTCTCCTGGCCCTTGCCGAACATGCTGGATGAAGAATTCGGCTCTCGCCTCCTGAGAGAACTCAAGGCCAAGGGTGTACACTTCTACGGTAACGAAAAGGTCCTGGAAATCCTCGGGCAGGATTCGGTGCTCACCGGGGTAAAGACAGATCAGCGGACCATTCCCGCCGACATGGTGCTCCTCGCCATCGGAGTGCGTCCAAACATTCACCTAGCCGAGGAAACGGGGCTCGACATCGGTTCCTCGGGCGGCGTGGCGGTAGACGAATATATGCGTACCAGTGATCCCAACATTTATGCCGGAGGGGATTGTGTAGAAGTTCGCCATATTCTTACGGGAAAGGGCGTTCGTCAGCCCATGGGATCCTCCGCTAACCGGGAAGGTCGGGTGATCGCAGATAACATTTTGGGGCGCGGAAGCACCTTCAAGGGCGTTCTCGGTACGGCGATCATGAAGTTTTTCGAGTACACCGTGGGGCGTACCGGTTTTAACGAGCACCAGGCCCGCAAGGAAGGGTTCGACCCCATTTCAGTGACGGTTACGGCTCCGGACAAACCGCACTTCATGCCAGGAGCGGCCTGGATGGTAATCAAGCTCGTGGCGGACAAAAATACCAAACGCCTCCTGGGAGGGCAGATCTTCGGCCCCGGAGCGGTGGACAAGCGGCTTGACGGTCTGGTTACCGCCGTTACCGGAGGGCTTACGGTGGATGACCTGGCGGATACGGATTTTGCCTATGCTCCCCCCTATGCCACGGCCCTCGACCCCATGACCCAAACCGCCAACGTGCTGCGGAACAAAATGGAGGGACTCATGACCTCCTATTCTCCCCGGGAACTGGCGGCAAAAATGGACAGAGGAGAAGATTGCGTGCTTCTGGACGTGCGGACCGAAGGAGAGATCAAGCTTCAGGGCAAGCTGCCTTACGAAAACCAGGTGCACATTCCTCTGGGAGCCCTCTGGACTCGAGTGGAAGAACTTCCTAAAGACAAGGAGATTATCGCCTTCTGCAAGATCTCTCTCCGGGGTTGGGATGCTCTAACGGTACTCCGATCCAAGGGATTCCACAAGGTGGCCATTCTCGAAGGCGGAATGATGGGCTGGCCTTACGGATAA
- a CDS encoding peroxiredoxin encodes MITIQSLQPGKEKSRGGGSLVGLGLLYTAWKEEDMVEEGTKAPEISLPDSRGEQVSLGDYAGKWLVLYFYPKDNTSGCTREALDFSKLKEGFEKRFSGPTVP; translated from the coding sequence GTGATAACTATTCAATCACTCCAGCCAGGAAAAGAAAAAAGTCGTGGTGGTGGATCTCTAGTTGGGCTAGGGTTGCTGTACACCGCATGGAAAGAAGAGGACATGGTAGAAGAAGGAACGAAGGCTCCGGAAATTTCGCTTCCGGATTCTCGAGGAGAGCAAGTATCTCTGGGAGATTACGCTGGAAAATGGCTGGTGCTTTACTTTTATCCCAAGGATAACACCTCAGGGTGTACCCGGGAGGCCCTGGATTTCAGCAAGCTCAAAGAGGGGTTCGAAAAAAGGTTCTCCGGGCCTACGGTGCCTTAG
- the panC gene encoding pantoate--beta-alanine ligase, translating into MVSIIRKPKEMSAFVLERRRAGQSVGLVPTMGYLHDGHMSLVKKSMIENDVTVVSLFVNPIQFCPGEDLESYPRDEEKDLALLAAAGADVLFAPRAEDMYLPGHSVYVDETALSLPLCGGSRPGHFKGVCTVVLKLFNIVRPDRAYFGMKDYQQLQVLRRMVRDLNVPVDIRPCPLIREDDGLALSSRNAYLSEEERRSALALSRSLAKAKEAFEGGERSASVLRGLVRSVLSEEEALEPEYVEVRDAYELSEVESICDPAVIALAVRVGRTRLIDNVVLGG; encoded by the coding sequence TTGGTTTCAATTATACGCAAACCGAAGGAAATGTCGGCTTTCGTCCTGGAACGCCGCAGGGCGGGGCAGTCCGTCGGCCTGGTCCCCACCATGGGGTATCTGCACGACGGCCATATGTCGCTGGTGAAGAAGAGCATGATAGAGAACGACGTCACGGTTGTCTCCCTTTTCGTAAACCCGATACAGTTCTGTCCCGGAGAGGATCTGGAGAGCTATCCCAGAGACGAGGAGAAGGACCTAGCCCTACTGGCCGCAGCGGGGGCCGACGTGCTTTTCGCCCCCAGAGCGGAGGATATGTATCTTCCGGGACACTCGGTCTATGTGGACGAGACTGCCTTGAGCCTCCCTCTGTGCGGAGGGTCCCGGCCGGGCCACTTTAAAGGAGTCTGCACCGTGGTGCTGAAGCTTTTCAACATAGTCCGTCCCGACAGGGCTTATTTCGGCATGAAGGATTACCAGCAGCTTCAGGTGCTTCGCAGGATGGTCCGTGATCTGAACGTTCCGGTGGACATAAGGCCCTGCCCTCTGATAAGAGAGGATGACGGTCTGGCCCTCAGCAGCAGAAACGCCTATCTGTCGGAAGAAGAGCGGAGATCCGCCCTGGCCCTGTCTCGGTCTCTGGCGAAGGCGAAGGAGGCTTTCGAGGGGGGAGAACGCTCGGCATCGGTTCTGAGGGGGCTGGTCCGGTCGGTACTGTCCGAGGAAGAGGCCCTCGAGCCTGAATACGTCGAGGTGAGGGACGCCTACGAGCTGTCCGAGGTGGAATCGATCTGCGATCCCGCCGTGATCGCTCTCGCCGTAAGGGTCGGTCGAACCAGGTTGATAGATAACGTCGTGTTGGGAGGGTGA
- the panD gene encoding aspartate 1-decarboxylase — MFLQMLKCKLHGAIVTEANLEYQGSISIDRDFIDQAGFLIGEKVLVADMASGNRFETYVIEAPRGSGEICLNGAAARLGTVGDRVIVMAWCLMDVKEAASHRAKVVKIGPDGAVEKVFDMDRGDGNEL; from the coding sequence GTGTTTTTACAGATGTTGAAGTGCAAGCTCCACGGAGCGATAGTGACCGAGGCCAACCTGGAGTACCAGGGGAGCATATCCATAGACAGGGACTTCATAGACCAGGCGGGTTTCCTGATCGGAGAGAAGGTCCTGGTGGCGGACATGGCCTCGGGCAACCGTTTCGAGACCTACGTCATAGAGGCCCCCAGGGGAAGCGGCGAGATCTGCCTGAACGGGGCGGCTGCACGGCTGGGCACTGTGGGGGACCGGGTCATAGTGATGGCCTGGTGCCTAATGGACGTCAAGGAGGCGGCTTCTCACAGGGCCAAGGTCGTCAAGATCGGTCCGGACGGAGCCGTCGAGAAGGTCTTCGATATGGACAGAGGGGACGGGAACGAGCTCTAG
- a CDS encoding pentapeptide repeat-containing protein, whose product MLAQAIERARETDDYIGEATFEGECLEDLNLSGLRIESVRLTNCTLSGCDMENIGLYDVELKNCDLSNCKLGRSYWKNARLTDCKALGSSFDRSSFKELSLTGGIFSYSNYVETFWENCTVKECDFKDAFFSEVRFKKVALSKVNFSGVSFFKTALKNLDLSDCNIDGIAFSDTFSELRGAKVSALQAVDLAVRLGIKIV is encoded by the coding sequence ATGCTGGCACAAGCCATAGAACGGGCTAGAGAGACGGACGACTACATAGGAGAGGCAACCTTTGAGGGGGAATGTCTGGAGGATCTGAATCTCTCGGGGCTGCGTATAGAGTCGGTCCGTCTGACCAACTGCACCCTCTCGGGCTGCGACATGGAGAACATCGGCCTCTACGATGTGGAGCTCAAAAACTGCGACCTATCCAACTGCAAACTGGGCAGAAGCTATTGGAAAAACGCCAGACTAACAGACTGCAAGGCCCTGGGCAGCTCTTTCGACAGAAGCTCCTTCAAGGAACTATCCCTGACCGGAGGTATCTTCAGCTACTCCAACTACGTGGAGACTTTCTGGGAAAACTGCACCGTGAAGGAGTGCGACTTCAAAGACGCCTTCTTTTCAGAGGTCAGATTCAAAAAGGTCGCCCTGTCCAAGGTGAACTTCTCCGGGGTCAGCTTCTTCAAGACGGCCCTTAAAAACCTGGACCTCTCGGACTGTAACATAGACGGGATAGCCTTCTCCGACACCTTCTCGGAGCTCCGAGGAGCTAAGGTGAGCGCTCTACAGGCGGTGGATCTGGCAGTAAGACTGGGAATAAAGATCGTCTAG
- a CDS encoding DMT family transporter: MDGDSSVRSGSAIVLLAAVFWGTTGTLQALAPEGASPLVVGVLRMTLGGLFLAAFVLFRYGSDALTGRWPWKTLLMASSSMAVYQLFFFSAVLRTGVAVGTMVTIGSSPILAGLLARAVLREPLTPRWAVATVSAIGGCVLLSLGDGAVRVDIVGVFLAVGAGASYGFIGLGMKQLQRTRNPLAVIAAAMLGGAVLGSPLFLFHPLAWLATVRGASVALALGLVGTAIPYGMFSVALTMIPISTACTLTLMEPLTASLLGVFLLGEILGVRSFAGIALIFTGIMILSLPDGMSRKKEERS, encoded by the coding sequence ATGGACGGAGATAGTTCGGTCCGGTCGGGATCGGCCATAGTGCTCCTGGCCGCTGTGTTCTGGGGCACCACCGGAACCCTTCAGGCCCTGGCTCCCGAGGGGGCGTCTCCTCTGGTCGTAGGTGTCCTCAGGATGACCCTGGGAGGGTTGTTTTTGGCGGCTTTCGTGCTTTTCAGATATGGATCCGATGCTCTTACCGGAAGATGGCCCTGGAAAACCCTTTTAATGGCGTCCTCCAGCATGGCGGTGTACCAGCTGTTCTTTTTTTCCGCCGTCCTGAGAACCGGGGTTGCAGTGGGCACCATGGTCACCATAGGCAGTTCCCCCATATTGGCCGGACTTCTGGCCAGGGCGGTTCTGAGAGAGCCTCTGACCCCCAGATGGGCCGTGGCGACGGTGTCGGCCATAGGGGGATGCGTCCTGCTGTCCCTCGGCGACGGAGCGGTCCGGGTGGACATAGTAGGCGTGTTTCTGGCGGTCGGGGCCGGGGCGTCCTACGGATTCATAGGGTTGGGGATGAAACAGCTTCAGAGGACCAGAAATCCTCTAGCGGTCATAGCCGCCGCCATGTTGGGAGGGGCCGTTCTGGGCTCTCCTCTGTTTTTGTTCCATCCGCTTGCTTGGCTCGCCACGGTTCGGGGGGCTTCGGTGGCCTTGGCCCTCGGCTTGGTCGGAACGGCGATCCCCTACGGTATGTTCTCCGTGGCATTAACCATGATACCCATCTCGACGGCCTGTACCCTGACCCTCATGGAGCCCTTGACCGCCTCTTTGCTGGGAGTCTTTCTATTGGGCGAGATCCTGGGGGTCAGATCTTTTGCGGGGATAGCCCTCATTTTCACCGGGATAATGATACTGTCTCTGCCGGACGGTATGTCGAGAAAAAAGGAGGAGAGATCTTGA